From a region of the Salvia hispanica cultivar TCC Black 2014 unplaced genomic scaffold, UniMelb_Shisp_WGS_1.0 HiC_scaffold_375, whole genome shotgun sequence genome:
- the LOC125199093 gene encoding protein NRT1/ PTR FAMILY 4.6-like: MSYDDTKRKGGFRACMFVFVLAMLENIGFVANMSTMVLYFHLFFNLSVAANTLTNFLGSTFLLTVLGGFISDNYLSRLHTCLIFGFLEITGLVMITIQAHSKKSEYVPCNKPSCIGGSDATMFYASLCILALGCGGVKGSVAALGADQFDRNETGGAKGVASFFNYYQFSTTVGSLIGVTAVVWIALNRGWHWAFFTGLVTAFVGFVVLAFGKPFYLFQPLANSPIVRVSQVITTAVRNRNLKFPESSDELYEADDKEGDTSVEKLAHTNQFRFLDKAAIPGQPDGGCTVTQVEEVKILIRMLPIFASTIIMNTCLAQLQTFSVVQGYFMEPHLATLNIPSPSIPVIPLLFMAVLLPLYEFLFIPFARKITGHPNGITQLQRVGVGLVLSIISMGIAGLVEVKRRDQAIKDPFKPISLFWLSFQYGVFGIADMFAMVGLMEFFYKEAPSGMRSLSTSFALLSLSFGYFLSTAFVNIVNAVTEKVSRDKQGWLQAPEMEPPLNHYKLDYFYWFLAILSTLNFGNYLYWASWYKYRTQVKEADEDATKPSE, encoded by the exons ATGAGCTACGATGATACGAAAAGAAAAGGTGGATTCAGGGCATGCATGTTTGTTTTTG tATTGGCAATGTTGGAGAACATCGGATTCGTAGCGAACATGTCGACCATGGTTCTCTACTTCCACTTGTTTTTCAACCTGTCGGTGGCGGCCAACACACTCACCAACTTCTTAGGTTCGACGTTCTTGCTCACTGTTCTCGGAGGCTTCATCTCCGACAACTACTTGAGCCGGCTACACACCTGCCTCATTTTTGGATTTCTCGAAATTACG GGTCTCGTGATGATAACAATCCAAGCACACTCCAAGAAATCGGAGTACGTCCCCTGCAACAAGCCGAGCTGCATAGGGGGCAGTGATGCCACCATGTTCTATGCTTCTCTATGCATCTTAGCTTTGGGCTGCGGCGGAGTGAAGGGTTCTGTGGCTGCACTCGGGGCGGATCAGTTTGACCGTAACGAGACCGGAGGAGCAAAGGGTGTCGCAAGCTTCTTCAACTATTACCAGTTCAGCACGACAGTTGGATCGCTGATAGGAGTGACAGCAGTCGTGTGGATTGCGTTGAATAGAGGATGGCACTGGGCTTTTTTCACGGGCTTGGTGACAGCGTTCGTTGGATTCGTCGTGCTTGCATTCGGGAAGCCTTTCTACTTGTTCCAACCACTGGCAAACAGCCCCATTGTCAGGGTATCACAG GTCATTACAACTGCAGTTCGGAACAGAAACCTAAAATTCCCCGAGAGCTCAGACGAGCTGTATGAGGCTGACGATAAGGAGGGAGATACGTCTGTAGAGAAACTTGCACACACCAACCAGTTCAGGTTCCTAGACAAAGCAGCTATTCCCGGCCAACCAGATGGAGGCTGCACGGTGACACAAGTCGAAGAAGTGAAGATATTGATACGGATGCTACCTATCTTTGCGAGTACGATCATAATGAATACCTGCTTGGCACAGCTGCAGACATTCTCAGTAGTCCAAGGATACTTCATGGAACCTCACTTGGCCACACTGAACATTCCCTCTCCTTCGATACCTGTCATCCCTTTACTCTTCATGGCCGTTCTCCTTCCACTCTACGAGTTCCTCTTCATCCCATTTGCCCGAAAGATCACAGGGCATCCTAATGGAATAACTCAGCTCCAGCGTGTAGGCGTAGGGCTGGTCCTGTCTATAATCTCGATGGGGATAGCCGGTTTGGTGGAGGTGAAAAGAAGGGATCAGGCTATCAAGGACCCATTCAAGCCAATTAGTCTTTTCTGGCTCTCGTTCCAATACGGAGTCTTTGGGATTGCGGACATGTTTGCAATGGTTGGGCTGATGGAATTCTTCTATAAAGAAGCTCCATCTGGGATGAGGTCTCTTTCCACATCTTTCGCGCTGCTGTCGCTGTCTTTTGGATATTTCTTGAGCACCGCCTTTGTGAACATTGTGAATGCAGTGACGGAGAAGGTTTCACGTGACAAACAAGGCTGGCTGCAGGCACCGGAGATGGAGCCTCCCTTGAATCATTACAAGCTCGACTACTTCTACTGGTTTCTAGCCATCCTTAGCACCCTCAACTTCGGAAACTATCTCTACTGGGCATCCTGGTACAAGTATCGAACACAAGTAAAAGAGGCCGATGAAGACGCGACTAAACCTTCAGAGTAA